The following proteins come from a genomic window of Hymenobacter canadensis:
- a CDS encoding PID-CTERM protein-sorting domain-containing protein, whose amino-acid sequence MKLSTHRFLLPTIGLVAILLHTSPAHAQGPGTGGPTPDPNNPTAVPIDGGASLLLLAGGALALRRLRRSSAASKQRDDAG is encoded by the coding sequence ATGAAGCTCTCTACTCACCGTTTTCTGCTGCCAACTATCGGACTAGTGGCTATTCTGCTGCACACTTCGCCTGCCCATGCGCAGGGCCCCGGCACGGGCGGCCCCACACCCGACCCCAACAATCCAACTGCCGTCCCGATTGATGGTGGCGCATCGTTGCTACTGCTGGCCGGTGGTGCGCTGGCCTTACGCCGCCTGCGCCGCTCATCCGCAGCCAGCAAGCAGCGCGATGATGCTGGCTGA